A window of Hymenobacter siberiensis genomic DNA:
CCGACCGCCCACTGCCGGGCCGCGACTAATGGCCTACTTGCTCGACAGCAACCTGCTGGTTTATTCGGCGATGGAAGCCCACAAGTTTCTACGCCCGCTGGCGCTGAATACGCAGAATTTTGTTTCGGCTATTTCCAAAGTTGAAACACTGGGCTTTCACAAGCTGGAAGCGGCTGATGAAGTCTATTTCAATTCGCTGTTTGCGCTTGTTACTCTTTTGCCCGTCACACCCAATATCATCGAAACGGCGATTCTCTTGCGACAGCAACGGCGCATATCGCTGGGTGATTCGTTGATTGCGGCAACAGCTATAGAATTTGATTTGACACTGGCCACGCGCAACGTGTCCGATTTTATTTCAATTTCAAAGCTGACCGTTTACGACCCTTTTCAATCCTGATTTAACGCATGGTTTATTCCTATCGGCAAATACTAGCCTGTCTGGCACTTTCTCTCGCCCTCACCTCCTGTGCCGATTCCTGCAACGGCAGCATCGAAACC
This region includes:
- a CDS encoding type II toxin-antitoxin system VapC family toxin translates to MAYLLDSNLLVYSAMEAHKFLRPLALNTQNFVSAISKVETLGFHKLEAADEVYFNSLFALVTLLPVTPNIIETAILLRQQRRISLGDSLIAATAIEFDLTLATRNVSDFISISKLTVYDPFQS